AACTTGAATCGAGGGAGCTGACTCAGAGGAATCTGAAGCTGGAAGCTGAGCTCCGCTCTTTAGAACCCCTTAGGCAGGATGCCCTTCAGCTACGATCTGAAGCAGGCTCGCTAGAGTCTTTGAGGCAAGAGCTCAACGCAAAGGTGCAGGGTCTGACAAAGGAGCTTGAGCAGCAGAGCTCTGAAAACCAGCGCATACCTGCCATGATAGCTGAACGTGATGATCTGCGGCAGGAACTAATTCGTGCTAGGTACGGAACCGTCCTGGTTTGTGTTTCTGCTACAGTAGGCACAGCATGCTGAGTCTGCGTTGGTGGCCCACATGAGGAATTTATATTAGTATTTCAATGCATTCCCCCctttttattttagtttagtgGAGGAGTAGCTAACTATTAAGATCACTGCAGGGCGGCTCTTGATTACGAGAAGAATGCAAAGCCGGAGCTGATGGCACAGGTGCAGGCAGTGGAGAAGGATCTTGTGACTATGGCTCAGGAGTCTGAGAAGCTTAGGGCTGAAATTGAGAAGAGAAGGGCACCACCACCTAGTAGGTTTCATTCCCTCACTTGCATCCGAGTCACTGAAAATGAGTTGTGGCTAACCTGTATGTTTAATACACTTTTAGGGGTCAGCGGCTATGGAGCTTACGGGCCACCTCCTGGGATGGGCGTGCAAGGCATGTATGACGGCGGCTACAATACCTACACAGACAGGCGCTACAGTACGGGTGCTGGACCATGGGACCCTCCTAGCTACCCGCGCCCTTGATTTGGGCTTTTGATTCTTCTCagtcggcgttcatcgtcgtgacGGAAGTTCCTAATGTCTCTGGTACTGATGCTTGTGGTGATGGTGCCTTGTTCAGAAGGTTGTAACCATGGATGCTTGTACTGATGCTTGTGGTGCCGGTGCCTTGTTCAGAAGATTGTAACCATGGATGCCCGTGGGCCATTTTAGGAAGCAATTCATTGTACTTAACAGGATGTGGACCCTCTTGATACTGTTGCTAATCTTTTGATTGGTGAACATTATTGCCTGACAAAAGTGAGGGCTGCTGCAAGCCTGCATTGCTGCTTTGTTCATGCTGAAGGTGGTGGTGGATAAGGATAACAGCAACCAAACTGTTTTGCATTCACTGATCTCGccttgttttttgttttcttaatACAAATTCGAGTGGAGAATTTTTGTGGTACACAGCACAAGTTTTCCACGTGGAGGGGGTCTAAACAAGTGTGGAGATGGAGGTGCCCTGCTTCAGGTGTTGAAGCACAAGATGCTCTGGATGCCTCAGAATTGCGTGCTATATGGAGTAGTTAGGTTTGTTACTCTCAATGCAATTCAATAGTGCAAGTTTCTCATGTATGTATCTATAGGTTTAAGCCCCGTCGAGCTATCAACTAAAGCCCCATGCGCCCGAAGTggaattttgattttttttttatgTCAAAATCTGAATCTATGTACATGTATCATGTATGGTTTTCATGAAGAAAAGGCAAAGTTAAGTTATGTACAGCTTCTTAAGAGAAATT
The Aegilops tauschii subsp. strangulata cultivar AL8/78 chromosome 3, Aet v6.0, whole genome shotgun sequence genome window above contains:
- the LOC109752427 gene encoding protein FLX-like 3 encodes the protein MAGRQRIGRQYYEEPRGFRDGPPPRLARERSISPRRIEGELSSRRGEIRRIHDDNQHLADEIVGLRQAMSRLKEDLHSSSQVIPKLRAEKELESRELTQRNLKLEAELRSLEPLRQDALQLRSEAGSLESLRQELNAKVQGLTKELEQQSSENQRIPAMIAERDDLRQELIRARAALDYEKNAKPELMAQVQAVEKDLVTMAQESEKLRAEIEKRRAPPPRVSGYGAYGPPPGMGVQGMYDGGYNTYTDRRYSTGAGPWDPPSYPRP